In Acidisarcina polymorpha, one DNA window encodes the following:
- a CDS encoding response regulator has protein sequence MSESQRFRVFVVDDEFAISSTLAIILSRSGFAADAFTNPIKALEAAKSEPPDLLISDVIMPEITGVDLAIQIRAAAPKCKILLFSGQAATADLLIEARAKGHDFTLLTKPVHPADLLCAVRNLEGLNSPFVQEVLVVRAE, from the coding sequence ATGTCCGAATCGCAGAGGTTTCGCGTCTTCGTCGTGGATGACGAGTTCGCAATCTCCTCAACTTTAGCGATCATCTTGTCCCGAAGCGGATTTGCGGCAGATGCATTCACCAATCCCATAAAAGCGCTGGAGGCGGCAAAAAGTGAACCGCCGGATCTGCTGATCTCCGACGTAATAATGCCCGAAATCACAGGTGTCGACCTGGCCATCCAGATAAGAGCGGCAGCGCCTAAGTGCAAAATATTGTTGTTCTCTGGACAAGCGGCTACGGCTGATTTGCTCATTGAAGCTCGCGCGAAGGGACATGACTTCACCCTCCTTACCAAACCTGTCCATCCGGCTGACCTATTGTGCGCCGTGCGCAATTTAGAGGGACTAAACTCGCCATTTGTTCAAGAAGTTTTGGTCGTGCGGGCGGAATAA
- a CDS encoding YsnF/AvaK domain-containing protein — MAKTVVGVFANFGKAESVKQALIETGLSAQNIEVMANDEGSPTTSSSSIQAAGKNIGEKISSFFHSLGGGDDKEQAYYEKSVTEGGALVAVTVEEDEEADEVAELLEEHGARHVDESAAGGGLARTSSVADSEELTAIPIVEEQLVVGKREVERGGVRVYSRVTERPVEAEVALREEHVVVSRRPVNRAATAADFSNVNGDVIELTETAEEAVVGKTSRVVEEVLVGKESTEHTEAVRDTVRRTEVDVEHIPGTETTTKYDR, encoded by the coding sequence ATGGCGAAGACAGTCGTTGGAGTGTTTGCAAATTTCGGCAAAGCGGAAAGCGTGAAGCAGGCCTTGATTGAGACCGGGTTGAGCGCGCAGAACATCGAAGTGATGGCGAATGATGAAGGCAGTCCCACAACCTCGTCGTCCAGCATTCAAGCCGCCGGGAAGAACATCGGCGAGAAGATCAGCAGTTTCTTTCATTCTTTGGGCGGCGGGGATGACAAGGAACAGGCTTATTACGAGAAGAGCGTGACTGAAGGCGGCGCCCTGGTGGCCGTGACGGTTGAAGAAGACGAGGAAGCGGACGAAGTTGCTGAGCTTCTAGAAGAACATGGCGCCCGCCACGTGGATGAAAGCGCTGCTGGCGGTGGGCTTGCGAGAACCTCAAGCGTCGCTGATAGCGAGGAACTCACTGCGATCCCTATCGTCGAAGAGCAGCTGGTGGTCGGCAAGCGGGAGGTGGAGCGCGGCGGCGTACGGGTGTACTCGCGTGTTACCGAACGGCCGGTTGAGGCTGAAGTGGCTCTCCGTGAAGAACATGTCGTTGTGTCGCGGCGGCCAGTCAATAGAGCTGCAACAGCTGCGGATTTCAGCAATGTCAACGGCGATGTCATTGAGCTCACTGAAACGGCGGAAGAAGCTGTAGTGGGCAAGACCAGCCGTGTCGTCGAAGAAGTGCTCGTCGGCAAGGAGAGCACGGAACATACGGAAGCGGTTCGGGATACGGTCCGGCGTACCGAGGTCGACGTCGAACACATTCCGGGAACTGAAACTACAACCAAGTACGATCGATAA
- a CDS encoding DUF1501 domain-containing protein has protein sequence MAKEPVISPAIGAFYAATQELGVANQVTTFTMSDFNRAFQPNGNNGKRSRLGKQSLRAWGAAKGGRVSGTMPTLALGGPLQTTRVALLNNAGYEVAAVDSDNAALALLETEHFDLILIGGILPSNKKALTRGFGRGIHIFWSLRSRTEWIRITFIHRK, from the coding sequence ATGGCCAAGGAACCCGTGATCAGCCCGGCGATTGGAGCTTTCTACGCGGCCACCCAGGAGCTAGGAGTGGCGAACCAAGTGACGACGTTCACCATGTCGGACTTCAACCGCGCCTTTCAACCCAATGGGAACAACGGGAAGCGATCACGCCTGGGGAAGCAATCTCTTCGTGCTTGGGGCGCGGCGAAAGGCGGAAGAGTCTCCGGAACCATGCCCACTCTCGCTCTCGGCGGGCCCCTGCAGACCACTCGAGTGGCGTTGCTTAACAACGCCGGCTATGAGGTGGCAGCCGTTGATTCGGATAACGCCGCCTTGGCACTGCTTGAAACGGAGCACTTTGATCTCATCTTGATAGGCGGAATTCTACCATCGAACAAAAAGGCCTTGACCAGAGGCTTCGGGAGAGGTATCCACATCTTCTGGTCCTTAAGATCGAGAACAGAATGGATACGGATAACGTTTATCCATCGGAAATAA
- a CDS encoding OmpA family protein: MPTERVKVYEEKKKAMPLWYWLLPLLLLLAILAYYFTRHHDEPVATTQEPVVTAPVTPPNLDAIHFDTDSAALTPAAQATLTQAAAAMKQQPNLHLRVEGFTDSTGNPEHNDALSQQRTAAVEKFLVGQGIPQSRLTGAGFGQVKPVAPNSTESGKADNRRVELFQQQ, translated from the coding sequence ATGCCGACAGAACGCGTCAAAGTTTACGAAGAAAAGAAAAAAGCTATGCCACTCTGGTACTGGCTTTTGCCTCTTCTTCTCTTGCTAGCAATCCTCGCTTACTACTTCACCCGTCACCATGATGAGCCGGTGGCCACCACCCAGGAACCAGTCGTCACAGCTCCCGTCACCCCACCGAATCTCGATGCCATTCACTTCGATACGGATAGCGCAGCCTTGACCCCGGCAGCGCAGGCAACGCTCACTCAGGCGGCGGCTGCGATGAAGCAGCAGCCAAACCTCCACCTCCGCGTCGAGGGATTTACCGACAGTACGGGCAACCCAGAGCACAATGATGCTTTATCGCAGCAGCGAACCGCGGCTGTCGAAAAGTTCCTCGTTGGACAGGGGATACCGCAATCGCGGTTGACGGGAGCCGGATTTGGACAAGTGAAACCCGTCGCCCCGAACTCTACGGAAAGCGGCAAGGCTGACAATCGCCGGGTCGAGCTCTTTCAGCAGCAGTAA
- a CDS encoding YidB family protein, which translates to MSGTASCRRLCHWMHRTTGGITMGLLDSIEGMAGEQAGGTRSKVASGLMQALDEHPGGLAGLLDNFKQQGMEDHVQGWATGEQPTATPEQVQQGLGGTGLIERVAEKSGVSPQVAQTAMATVLPMVIAHFTQGGQNAPPQSGFGGMASQILSKLV; encoded by the coding sequence ATGAGCGGGACAGCTAGTTGCCGGCGGCTTTGCCACTGGATGCATCGAACAACCGGAGGAATAACGATGGGACTTCTAGATTCGATTGAGGGTATGGCCGGGGAGCAAGCTGGCGGAACACGGTCCAAGGTGGCGAGCGGCTTGATGCAGGCGCTCGACGAACATCCGGGTGGTTTGGCCGGACTCCTGGACAATTTTAAGCAGCAGGGCATGGAAGATCATGTTCAGGGCTGGGCCACCGGGGAGCAGCCTACGGCAACCCCGGAACAGGTTCAGCAAGGGTTGGGAGGAACAGGGTTGATAGAGCGCGTTGCTGAAAAGTCTGGAGTTTCGCCCCAAGTGGCTCAGACCGCCATGGCCACCGTGCTTCCCATGGTGATCGCCCATTTCACGCAAGGAGGACAAAATGCACCTCCCCAGAGTGGATTTGGTGGCATGGCCTCGCAAATCCTGAGCAAGTTAGTCTAA
- a CDS encoding YsnF/AvaK domain-containing protein, with the protein MSASFPPHAATSLGTVFGRLDPASPETVLTLESGEVIRLPTSVLLSYLSAAIVPQPTSSSQAEGLVIPVMEEELDIQKREVVTGTVRLQKVVEEREVLVDEPLAATTYAIERVPLSLEIATAPQVRQEGETTIYPVVEEVVVVHKKLLLREEVRVTRQTVTTRNPQVVKIHVEDVIVERSGLQNKDLQQDERDS; encoded by the coding sequence ATGAGTGCTTCTTTTCCACCCCATGCTGCGACGAGTCTGGGCACCGTCTTCGGCAGACTCGATCCAGCCAGTCCTGAAACCGTGCTCACGCTTGAGAGCGGCGAGGTCATCCGTCTTCCAACCAGCGTGCTCCTTTCTTATCTCAGCGCCGCCATTGTTCCCCAGCCCACTTCATCCTCGCAGGCGGAGGGTCTGGTTATTCCGGTCATGGAAGAGGAACTTGATATTCAGAAACGAGAGGTGGTTACCGGAACAGTTCGATTGCAGAAGGTGGTCGAGGAGCGCGAGGTCCTTGTCGATGAGCCTCTGGCCGCCACCACGTACGCCATTGAACGCGTGCCTTTGAGCCTAGAGATCGCAACCGCGCCTCAAGTCCGTCAGGAGGGCGAGACCACTATCTATCCGGTCGTGGAAGAGGTTGTGGTCGTGCACAAAAAACTGCTGCTGCGTGAAGAAGTCCGGGTAACCAGACAGACCGTCACCACCCGAAATCCTCAAGTAGTCAAGATCCATGTCGAGGATGTAATTGTGGAACGTTCCGGGTTACAGAACAAAGATCTGCAGCAGGATGAGCGGGACAGCTAG
- a CDS encoding YsnF/AvaK domain-containing protein, which yields MAEIPEKTTLVCLFHNNDNARAAVRDLLEAGVPQSAISVMGGATARNEGSDATNQIFFAELKVPDSDMRMLTTGLNDGGTVVGVAAGESLTDKIEAVFRKHAASQIDEKVVAPTAAILPGTGAAVVPVIEENLIVGKREVERGGVRVFRHTVETPVAHTVDLREEHVVVEHRTVNRPATEADYKTQGTIELTGMAEVPVVGKMAHVVEEVLVGKQTTERTERVRDTLRKTEVEVERLGTDRSSDPRSM from the coding sequence ATGGCAGAAATCCCCGAAAAGACAACTCTAGTGTGCCTGTTTCACAACAATGACAATGCGCGAGCAGCCGTGCGCGATCTCTTAGAGGCCGGTGTGCCACAAAGCGCCATCTCCGTGATGGGCGGAGCAACGGCGCGCAACGAGGGCAGCGATGCAACAAACCAGATCTTCTTTGCTGAGCTAAAGGTTCCGGACAGCGACATGCGAATGCTCACCACCGGCCTTAATGACGGCGGTACCGTTGTCGGAGTTGCGGCAGGAGAATCCTTGACCGACAAGATCGAAGCCGTTTTTCGCAAGCACGCCGCCTCTCAGATCGATGAGAAAGTAGTAGCGCCAACTGCGGCTATTCTGCCCGGCACTGGAGCTGCGGTCGTTCCCGTGATTGAGGAAAACTTGATCGTCGGCAAACGCGAAGTCGAGCGTGGGGGCGTGCGCGTCTTTCGACATACTGTCGAGACGCCAGTCGCCCACACGGTAGACCTCCGCGAAGAGCATGTCGTGGTCGAGCATCGTACCGTCAATCGGCCGGCAACGGAAGCGGACTACAAAACCCAAGGAACGATCGAACTGACCGGGATGGCGGAAGTGCCTGTTGTTGGCAAAATGGCCCATGTCGTGGAAGAGGTCCTGGTAGGAAAACAGACGACCGAGCGCACCGAGCGCGTTCGCGACACCCTCCGAAAGACCGAGGTCGAGGTTGAGCGACTCGGAACAGATCGCAGCTCGGATCCACGCAGTATGTAA